The DNA region tatgtttgaagaaGAATGTTGATGTTCTGTGAAATCTTCTTGTATGTTCTTGTATCTTCCtaagtgttttctgttttgagtttgtgttgtttggagggttgttttgttttctgggaATGTTTTTCGTGTAGTGTGTTTACtgacttgacttttttttttttagcaaatgtTGTCTTTTGTctcaaaaaaaattgttttctgtttgttgatGTGTCTCTTAATGTGTTGCATTTTGTACTACTGAGTGTTGTTTGCTGAAATCTCATGATTTTTAACATCTGCCTTGTAAAATGTAGTATTTTCTGAACGACAAGCAGCAAAGGGCCCAAGCTGAGCCTGGGCCAGCTGCGCCAGCTGCGCCAAGGAGCCTCAGCTACAGCACATGGGGCTCCAACTCAACCAGCGGAACTACCCAGTACCCAAGTCTTGTGCTTTCTTATATATTGTGTGAtctattttgatgttttttcaaatgttgttttgtttagtaAAATATAggtatgttttctgtttttgtgtatgtatgttttgTCTGATGTGTTTTACCCTTGAaggtatttttctttatttttcaatgaCTCAATAGACTGTATTTAGAATAAAAAGCAGTTTGAAGAGttgtataattttttcaagctTTGCATGACTTATTTTATTGATCTTTTGTTCCCTAAGTACAATTCCTGAACAGAAGCCCGCGGAGCAGTGGCCACTTATGCGCCCTTTTCTATCGATGCAAACCAGTAATGGAAAACAGTGCAATTAGAATTCATTAGTATCACAAACAGCACATTTCGGAAGACCTATCTGTGTTCACACAAAAGCCAGACATGGGTCTCTGACATGCAAGATTAAGATTGACCCACCAATTCAAAAAGATGATATCTGAATAAAAGAATTTAGTGTTGCCTTGTGGATAGTGTCTGACTATGTGGGGATGAAGCAGGTACTGATTAAGTGACAAGCGGCAGGAGAGAGTTGTTAGAACTGGCAGGAACAGaacaaaatgacaaataaagttGCAAGAATTAACTGAGATAAGGCAAAGAAATCTATAAGAAGTTTATCACTTTGTtgacacagagaaaaagaaaaactctgaacacTATCCCTCAATTGTGAGAATCTGTTCTGCCCTGAGTTTCATGCCAGTAAGAATTATTCTGGCTAACAGTTTGATCTTTTCTCATGATCCGTCCcctgtgttctttaagtgtttttAGAGGGGCGTCAGTGAGGTGGGGTTGCAGGGTGCACAGGAAGGAAAAGGAGTAGCTGGGAAATCTCATCGAGTCTCCTCAGTGAACAAGAGACACCCCAGTCAGGATCTGGGCGTCGCTGCCAAGTCATCTCAGGGTCGTAGACTGCAGCAGCAACTCATTTACGTAAAGCATGCACAAATACATAAAGCACAATTGGCCCAGTCTTTCTTATGATTTAACGCATCTCAGATTTGCAGAGAGACAttaatgcatgcatgcatgcaagcCGGAGGGAAGTATGATGTCTGCACGTATGTGTTTCCTCACAATGAGGAATGACTTTCCTTTCTGGGAGGACCGAGGGCTAATTACAGTGGACAGTGTAAAACTAGACAGCTTCTGTATACCAGCACCCCCCCTTGTCTACCGCcaataataacaaaaacaacCCTGATTTGTGCAGCTCTTAGCCATATCTGCCTGATTGGATAGATTTCATAATAGACTTTGTCAGGCATTCTTACCCTAATGATGAGCTTTGGGATAAGGGGTGCCTACACTTTGGTGATAATATACTTTGGCTTATTATCTAAAAAACAGCTGCATTTTGTATCAGTGGTGATTTTAGTTATGCTAACACAACAAGTTAGCATGTTGATGCATCACAGTGCagtaaacagagcagcagccaCCATGGTTCTTGATGAATACATTTAAGAAATATGTTCTATTTTTATATTCCAAAATCTAGTCTTGCCTAGACATGAATTACTTTAACAACTTTAAGACTTTAATGATTAACAGACTACTTTTTGTACTTGTCCAGCACCAGAGCTTCAACTAAGACTTTTAGCCAACTGTTTTCTTCGGGTTCTTGgttgaaaaaacacaacaaacttaCTTTTTAATCAATTAGGCTACACATCTTTTCAACTGGAAAACACCCTATCACAACACATTTTAAGCTAATTAGCATTAGCATATGAGTACAGCCCCTTAGAAGATTATGATGCTGTTGTTAGTGTAGCAGTATAGATGCTTTTGCATCCTATGCGTAATGACGGCCCTAATTGCACACAATTTGCACAAAATAAGGGGCCCCAGTTTGGTCAGGGGTGGCCCTATACTATATCGCATAGTCTCTAACATCTGCCACCTCTGTAAATTACTCTGTTTGCCGCGGCTGTCTGTGCCTGGTTGGCCACCCATCTACGGCACCGGTGGCTGGCAGTGCAGTGCCATTTTGTCAGCTACAACTATTATTtttctactgttttttttttgttatagtttGTATTTATTCTTTTCCGTTTTGTTGGTTCTGGGCACTCAACATTATTTTGTTCAGCTTAGATATAATTTGCCTAGTTCACATTTTAAATCTGTTGGTGTGTGACTTAtgtgttttatctttttgttgCAGAGGCCATGGTGGTGGTTGGTTGGTGACCTGGgtgacaatggctgtgttcgaaaccgcatactacatactggcatttggcatactcatcgatcagacagtatgcagagcgtttacccacaatgcattttgctcctacCCAAGTctaaatcagccggcctgaagctgatttcgcttaaactctaaactctgtaaactttagcaacatttgaaacattttcaggtgagaaagtagtcgtttagatccccaacgtgttgaaaacctgacaaaataccggctatttacaattttgttccgacgaattcggcgctactgaagctagctgcagtgagcaacgcacttccggttattttcacaaaataaaatacccattgccttttatcatggggaaagccattacgatacaattggtgcttttgttttgaaaacaggaagtgaacctaccctcgttgtagctagcttgaaactaccgttttgacaggaaatgacgatcggcgtcaagttacgttgcatcttgggtagtttgagtatgagtagtaacctcatgatgcatacccaacatttcggcgaatctagtatgcattcgggaaaaaaagtcagtatgagtagtaggagtagtcggagaagtatgcggtttcgaacacagccagtgtccCCCTTTTCCCCTGTGTCACGTTCCTGGGTGACTTGTGTTAGTTTTTGCAACATCCTTCTGCCCTCACTAGCATAATCTCACCAAAGAGTCTCAGCCAAGCATAAGTTCCCCCCATTACTTTTATGCCTGAACGTTTATTCTTTTTAAGAAACCATTAATAAAGTGTACACAATGTTTTACACACTGAACCATGTCTCATGACTCCTGGGTAGGACTTACTTGCGTAACcttaactaaaataaacttTGATTCTTTGGGTGAAAGTCCCAAGGTGGCGTTGTTGGCAACCTTTAGGCTACGAGCTGGGCCTCGTCAGCCTGTTATCTTGTGTACAGACAATCTTGCTTTGTGTGTGGGTCCTCTGTGCGCTTCGTACCTCCCGCACCCCTCTCACCATATTAGCATTTATGTAAAAACACTGCTTTGCCTACAGGCTTGAAGAGTTGTCAGCATTATGTGTTTACTTTCACCTCTAGCAGGGAAATCTTCAAGCAGACATGTTATGCTCACTCCATTGATTGAATATGTTTACATgcaattgttaaaaaaaaccaaaacaatgtttttctcattttcaacaTTACTCTAATAGATGGTATCACTTCCTGTCCGAAATGtcctgttttagcttctgtctCCCTCAGTTTCCTTTCCCAAAAGGCTCAATCTGCTGAGGTTagctgattggttaaaaacaaacaCCACAGGAGTATGTTTGATCATAGAGACTGGACATTACTATTTGTGCAACTGATTTAATGAGGTTGAGGCTGAGCAAACCACTAATAAACACTATTACTGTCACAATATCATCACTATTTGTGAGGTTCCTCTGACTTTCTGAGTAAGAAATGCAACTTCAGGATTTTTCCTTCTTGGAACTGATTCCTACTTGGAATGTATCTGAGCACATTTCACTTGCACAATAGACAATATAATACACTGTAACACTGTAAGGGAAGATAACAAATTTAAAAGTATAATATggcctctttaaaaaaaattacagacAAAAATAGAGGAAAAATTACAAATACAAATTATGCATGCTCACGTGTTAAGAGAAAAAAACTTACACTTTTTGTGTTATTGACTTGTCATGGCCTTAAAAGCAAGGAAGCATATTCAAGGATGAATAAATCTCTAAATCTTTCTCTCCGTATACTCTGATAAATTACTGTTGGTTACAATCTGAGCGGGTTTTATGATGAAAAGCTATGAACAAGCGCAAGAAAATTATGTAAAAGTGAGGGTTGGATTTCTCTACTGACAATTTAACGGTTACGTTTTTCCACAGTCAGAATGAAAATAGAAGTCCCAGCTAAAAATGACCACTGCGACAGATGTGCTTGCGAGCCTGGGCTGCAGGAAACGGTGAGAGTGTCACGTCTTTCAGCGAgcgaggagaggagaggtcGACCCAGAAACATGTGCTGCCTGAACTTTGACTCATTTTCTTCCTGCAAGGATGccttctctctccctctctctttatttttttcattttgttcagTCACACACCCataagcatgcacacacacacacactgatactgaAGTGGAAAGCCTGAAGGTATCAGATGATTAAGTTGGACTTATGTCAGTTTTGTATTTGTTACATctcaagaaaataaataatgaaggATTGAGAGGTTAAAGGCATGTTTGAAATGTAAATCCATTCTGCGATTTATAGGTATTTATCCTAAGGCACAGATTTACTGGTTTTCAACCTTCAAAACCTGCTTCTTGGTTTCAAATCGGTCATAAAGCCACTGTCCGCTTCAGCCTGGATGTCAGGTGAAAGCGCTCCTCTGTCATTTGCTGTCAGAACTTAAAAGAATTGTCTCCACCTAGTGGTGACAAGAcacatttgtttttgcttttgtcaAGTCATTACTTAAAGCAAAATGTTGCCCGTTAGGGGAGGGAAGCACAGTTGTTCCAAAGAAAAGACATTTATTCCACATCCATAGTcaacaataaacaaataatTTGCAATGTACATGTTGCATTTACAGTTTAAGTTTTAAAATTAGATATAAAGGTTTTCTGTTGAAAGAGTAAATTAGTTCTGGCAAAGAACTTAATAATTTAGGTTCAAGCTtgattttctttattcattcattaaaaTTAAGACCTACAGTCATTTCTATGTCAACTCTTGCTCTATTAAGGGCCTTTGGCTGtgcatgcactggaaaaaaatgtacaGGCTTGAATGCTTCGATTCTCTACATAACTTCTTTTACTTCAGTATGTTGAATGTTGTCAAATTCCCAGTACAGGCTATTTCCAGTTTATGCACAACCTGTCTCAACCCCAGTCTGTTTCATATTGCTGTCGAGAACTTGTGCTTTAGATTATAAATTTGCTGAAAAGGTGCGGCCTACGAGTTGCACAGCTCCTGTATGCAGGCATCTGTGAATGGCAACAATGAAACACCAAACTCTTATCTGCATTGACCGTACTCCCCTTAAAAGGGCAATTTGTGTCCATCTTTTGTTGGGAATTCATAGATTTATAAAAAGCACACTGGGCCGATATCCAGGCCAAACTCCTGATCAGCGTTTCCAACGTCCATGGGGGCCAAATCCGCGATTGGGAGCCTGGTGGAGGTTTGAGTCCTGTACTCGATCACTATCTTCCCCCACTCTCCATTTGATGTCTTTGGGAAAAAGGGACAAGTCACTTGAAGTGCTTACAtacaggtttaaaaaaatctaggcttttctaaaacattttttagaaGACTTACCGAGCAGCTGTCCTCGATGACGGTGTATCGCAGCCTGCTGTTGCCTTGGGCTCTGAGTTCTTGGCCGTTGGAGCCTTTGAGGATCAAAGCTTTCTTCAGGTTGCTGCTCTTTTCTGCTTTATGAGCCACACTGTTCTTGCAGTGGTAGGTGATGTTCTGGTGCGACTCTTTGGACAAAACTTGCAGCAGCTTCAGCTGAACCGCCACTGCGTTTGGCTGCTCCTCTTTGTTGCCATAGAGGAACTGAAATTAGAGATTAGATGTCAGTATGACATAGTTACACCCAGCTGGGTATAAAATATTTCTAGGTTGCTAAATACTCAAATGTCCAGATAAAACTGGCATTTTCTTACTTTAGTTCCACCATTCATGTCTGCTGCAAACCAGATGGGTTTGTTGGGACTGGGAATAGATTTCATCCACCATGCTTTGCGAGGAATGTTGGCCGGATTGGCAGAAATGCAGGTTTCACCAGTTTCCATATTGCAGAAGACCTTGATGGCATCTTTTGTGCTTCCTTGGTTTGGATCTAACCAGTACTCGCCTGTTTTAAAGATACAAGCAAAATGGCATAACAGGATCTGTTATGGGATTGAAATATTAGAAAAGGAATGAAAATGTAGGGAGAAAAACAAGCTTCTGACCGCTCATCTTCTGAGGATAGCACTGCTTGATGTCCTGGCAGGTCTTTGCAGGGTTGCTCTTACTGCCGTCAGGACTGCGCAAAGTTTGCAAATGCTGGTTGAGGGTCTTTAGTGTGGCTTGGACGCCTGTTGCTGCACGCAGGATGGCCGGTTTCTTATTGGGCAGAGCTTCATCTTTGTTGAACTCTGGAAGTGGATCGGCAGCTGCATCGTACTCTGTGTGTTCAAATGTTTCCAGAACATCTCCGTTCCCGTCATAATCCAGCAGGCCAGAAAAGAGTTCTTCCGCAGCCGCAGTGGGACGTCCTGGAGGACCGGGATGGCCACGAGGTCCAGGTTCACCAGCTGGACCCtgatcatgaaaaaaaaaaaatgctgtaattcatttcacttttgcagACTCATGTTCCCCAGAGGATGATTCTTCACTCCTAACCTTTTATTGGACATCCCTATAAGGCCAAATATTTCACTTAAAAATATGATGACCTTTTACTCACAATCTGCCAAGAAACCTAATGAGAACAACTCTCATCCCCAGAGTATAAACCTTTGCTCTCTCAACATTTGAGACATCTGCTTTGGACTTTCATTGTTGGAGGAACCCAAATCCCCTCTCGACTGCCTGAGAACTCTGAGTTCTCTGATAGTTCTCTTGAGTCACCTGTGCTCCGAGGTCACCACTGGTTCCTCTGCTTCCAGGAGCACCCATCGGTCCAGGCTGGCCGGCATTCCCCTCCTTTCCTGGAGGACCTACAACTCCTGGAGGTCCCTATGTGTTTATAAGACAGATATAGATTTATATCTCGACATAAGGTGTTTTTATATTCAGGctttttgtttatctttttacccGTGGTCCAGCTGGTCCAAAGGCCCCTTTAGCTCCTGGGTCTCCTGTGGCACCCTGAAACGGAAAGaattcatcttgttttttttctttttatgtaaaAGAAGTGACAAGTTACGTGCgctttttaacaaataaacatttttcttaCAGTTATTCCTGGCAGACCGTGGAGTCCAGTGAACCCTCTGTGACCTTTCTGACCCCTATCTCCttgctctccagctcctcctttctctccttgtGGTCCTTGAGGGCCCTGATGGCAAAGACAGTGGACAAAAACGTAGCACATCATCTTGAAATACTAACTTCAAAGAACTATTTTCTAAAATAATGAGCAACTTATTTTGGCATCAAGAAGGTTGAAAAAAAACGCCTTACCACTTTCCCCCGTACTCCAGCTGGTCCTTGGGGTCCAGAGGTGCCTCTAGGACCCTAAATTCAGAACAGATAACCATATGATTGAGTATTGACGTGACTGACAGGTACAATATTAAATCTAAACTAGTTTTTAAACTCACATTTTCGCCTTTTTCTCCTGGACTGCCAGTCATTCCCACTGGACCCTCGTTGCCTGGAGACCCCAGAACACCAGCCAGGCCCTCAGGGCCAGGATTACCCCTGTCTCCCTGCAAACACAGACAGATAACGATTAAGACACACAGATGACTTAACAGAATAAGAAACCCACATATATGTAGATTGCATTTACTCTCACCTGTTCTCCAATGAGACCATCTTTACCAGGAGACCCCTCCGCTCCAGCGATACCCTGAAATGACACGAGAAACCTTGTGACAATCCAGAAGACTGGAGATTAAGAATATAAACTTGTGACATAGAAGGCTGGATCGTTAGAAGTAATTTCCTAATGTGGCAGACAAATTTTAGAAAGTGCAAAGTCAAAAGAAGCCTTTTACGGTTACAGATACTTTGATGCATTCTCATACAGTGATTCATGTTTTTACTAAATAAGCAGCACTCTTTGTAAGTCACTCCAAATAAAAGCGTGTTATGCAGTCTGGACAAGAGCTGTGAGACAATTTAAACTGTCAGGACAAACCTCGGGGCCGGCATCTCCTCTTGGCCCGGTGGCTCCCGGTAAGCCAACCCCACCAGCTGGACCTTTGCCCCCTGGAGTTCCAGAAGTTCCCGGTTTTCCTGGCGGACCCTGCCAAAGAAATAAACCAAATTCATGTCACAGTTTACCAGCAATAAACACAAAGCTGAAATACATTCTGGCTTTGTGCAGGCAACAAAGAACAGGAAACATTATCAGCAGGAATACATACAGCAGGACCTGGCAACCCCAGCAGGCCTCTCTCCCCTCTGACTCCGGGCTGACCGACAATTCCTCGCTGTCCTGTGGTGCCAGCAGGTCCTGGAGGCCCGTCTGGGCCCTGACAGAGAAACACAAGAACACATGAGCAACCGGTATGTGTTTGGCTTAACGGCTAATGCGTCTCTGCGTCTCACCGCAGTTCCGTCCTCTCCAGACTCCCCCTTCTCTCCAGGGCTGCCTGCTGGACCAGAAGGTCCCCTCTCGCCTTGACGTCCCAGAGCTCCGTTCTCTCCTGAAATTCCAGCAGGACCTTGCTTTCCTGGAGCACCCATTTGCCCATCGGCCCCAACGGCAcccttaaacacacacaaacagaaggaCCTTTGAATACACTGCAGGCCAATGCATGTCTGAAGAATTATGTGTTTAGGTGACATTAAACAAATCATTTCATTCTaattttttcacttttatttttcctttttcctcgaCATgttatagaataaaaatacatttactttATAATCAACAGAAACGTTTGAACTACAACATGATATCAGATGGGATATCCATCTTTAAACTCATAACATTTTATGATATTAGGTGGTGATAAAGGTATCTGATGATTTTTTCCTCATTCCTTAATATTTCTCATCATTTTAAGTATTTAGGCTAAAGTCAGACGAATGTTACAACTCACAAGAGAGCCAGTGGGACCAACTCCTCCAGGAAGCCCAGGAAAGCCAGGAGAGCCCTGTGGGAAGATAATACTGCTAATGAGATGTGCTTTACGGATAATAATAATTGCAGGggtaggctgtgttcgaagtGACTGCAGAACTGGACTATTCAGTGTTCAGGAGTCAGAATATGGAGCCTCACTCACAGCTGGACCCTGCGTTCCTCTGCCACCTTTCAGCCCGGTCACACCAACAGGACCCTAGAAACACATCAGCAAATTATCGAGCCCGTCTGTCAATAATCCGAATGACTGATTCGGTTCCTCTGAACTGGAATCATCAAAATCTGATACAAATCATACACAGCAAACACGTTGACAGTGCCAGTTTTCTGTTGGATTTAGACCATATTGGACTTTGTCTGTACCTGTCCTCCAGGTTTCCCAGCCATCCCCTGTGGTCCGGGTAATCCCGTTTCTCCCTTCAGGCCAGTTTCTCCTGTTTCACCTTTGACCCCAGGCTGACCATCCACACccttgggaaaaaaaactcttatCAGAGAAGCTCACGTTATACTTTTGAGTTGATCTTTTCATTCTTTGCTATGTTTTTGGCTTTTTATGGTTGCTTACAGAAGGTCCTGGGAAGCCAGCGGCACCAGTCGGGCCATTATCACCAGAAGAACCCTAGTAATATCACAACACACATGATCACACAATTGTCAAGGAGGAAAGCAAAGTTAATATTCATATAGTTCAATGGaagttaaaa from Odontesthes bonariensis isolate fOdoBon6 chromosome 11, fOdoBon6.hap1, whole genome shotgun sequence includes:
- the LOC142391647 gene encoding uncharacterized protein LOC142391647; translation: MGPPGYDGEPGIPGNPGQPGLPGEPSPPGGNLMSHIASGFSEKSGLAGMLTGTRGEAGPRGIPGPPGPAGPPGGQGIPGEAGDPGTMGELGHRGPDGPPGKPGPDGGSGPAGATGEPGFPGSAGGRGFPGLPGLPGLRGHKGHAGLGGPKGESGPVGAKGVSGTPGQMGAPGPLGPDGLQGERGRIGPTGPVGKRGTSGHVGKPGPLGPIGIPGMPGFPGNPGMKGEAGPTGVRGSRGQQGSRGEGGRVGPPGPTGQQGAAGTDGTPGARGSSGIAGVQGPPGLLGPSGPPGPQGTTGAAGPKGQLGDVGVPGFKGEAGLKGERGDHGVPGPLGPMGDDGKRGPRGDAGSLGPLGPPGETGAPGNRGFPGADGLPGQKGAQGERGLPGSGGAKGLSGDPGRIGEPGLTGARGLTGLIGAQGAEGRLGPMGSAGEDGKPGPAGSVGNRGGAGPMGLPGPKGFAGDAGKAGEPGSSGAQGQRGPNGKDGEEGAAGSTGPAGPAGKRGEQGAQGVSGFQGLPGTSGPPGESGKPGNEGLAGEVGAVGATGPRGERGPPGERGETGPNGLQGPKGGPGGTGPDGPKGSLGPKGAGGEPGSAGLQGMPGERGIPGPSGPKGDVGSVGEKGLEGKAGADGARGTSGPVGPAGSSGPNGVKGETGPQGPAGRRGSRGIAGSSGDNGPTGAAGFPGPSGVDGQPGVKGETGETGLKGETGLPGPQGMAGKPGGQGPVGVTGLKGGRGTQGPAGSPGFPGLPGGVGPTGSLGAVGADGQMGAPGKQGPAGISGENGALGRQGERGPSGPAGSPGEKGESGEDGTAGPDGPPGPAGTTGQRGIVGQPGVRGERGLLGLPGPAGPPGKPGTSGTPGGKGPAGGVGLPGATGPRGDAGPEGIAGAEGSPGKDGLIGEQGDRGNPGPEGLAGVLGSPGNEGPVGMTGSPGEKGENGPRGTSGPQGPAGVRGKVGPQGPQGEKGGAGEQGDRGQKGHRGFTGLHGLPGITGATGDPGAKGAFGPAGPRGPPGVVGPPGKEGNAGQPGPMGAPGSRGTSGDLGAQGPAGEPGPRGHPGPPGRPTAAAEELFSGLLDYDGNGDVLETFEHTEYDAAADPLPEFNKDEALPNKKPAILRAATGVQATLKTLNQHLQTLRSPDGSKSNPAKTCQDIKQCYPQKMSGEYWLDPNQGSTKDAIKVFCNMETGETCISANPANIPRKAWWMKSIPSPNKPIWFAADMNGGTKFLYGNKEEQPNAVAVQLKLLQVLSKESHQNITYHCKNSVAHKAEKSSNLKKALILKGSNGQELRAQGNSRLRYTVIEDSCSTSNGEWGKIVIEYRTQTSTRLPIADLAPMDVGNADQEFGLDIGPVCFL